In the genome of Pichia kudriavzevii chromosome 4, complete sequence, one region contains:
- a CDS encoding uncharacterized protein (PKUD0D04590; similar to Saccharomyces cerevisiae YNL185C (MRPL19); ancestral locus Anc_2.70), producing MSRAVKDISVKLIVGAGKAAPTPPVGPALGSKGVKAIDFCKEFNARTAHYTPDVPIPVKLTVRPDRTFSFAIRSPTTSWLLLQLIGKEKGADTLGKGKFQKQGYLGTISLKHVYEVAKIKKTDDTHADIPLKDICKSVISTAKTLGIQVVE from the coding sequence ATGTCAAGAGCAGTCAAGGACATCTCTGTCAAGCTTATTGTTGGTGCAGGTAAAGCGGCACCCACCCCTCCAGTTGGTCCGGCATTAGGTTCTAAAGGTGTCAAAGCGATTGACTTTTGTAAAGAATTCAACGCACGTACTGCACATTACACACCAGACGTTCCAATTCCAGTCAAGTTGACAGTCAGACCAGACAgaactttttcatttgcCATTAGAAGTCCGACTACGTCCTGGTTGTTGCTCCAACTCATTGGAAAGGAGAAAGGTGCAGACACCTTAGGTAAGGGTAAATTCCAAAAGCAAGGTTACCTAGGtacaatttctttgaagcATGTCTATGAGGTTGCTAAAATCAAGAAGACAGACGATACCCATGCAGACATTCCACTGAAGGATATCTGTAAGAGTGTTATAAGTACTGCGAAAACGTTAGGTATCCAGGTTGTCGAGTAA
- a CDS encoding uncharacterized protein (PKUD0D04600; similar to Saccharomyces cerevisiae YNL186W (UBP10); ancestral locus Anc_2.69) produces the protein MSSSLDHLNQYKNSKKKTLNPVIETLLKEPINFKIAKNPDKVTIKPSSYKVFKSSLGKSKSIAQHNSNQEEKKKVQMARPKSLAEAVANYSRRKHPQAANTNNDNDNDTANVTLRNIHGDSGRNTRKKQKVSSAEKREQLKKLLLQQSVESRPQTSQEQQHGSIDSAVVSMEPKDSVNDDKEEDSNDDEDDDSSNGNENVGDSQGADDDDSSDDDFHTAESETGDDQATSSSSDDNGDGDVEEDSGDDNAVLEELQDNSEDEEDEEEEEEEEEEEEDANDEEENVMDENHTNQLAKNLKTDVLTDQVSGSTVETPPTSNNDDDERGKSPKPSTQLIANNYSQSDFWDLNENPNDQGSNNSKRIHKSWGDFIENHIPLGLVNHGVTCYMNAAIQSISHIPSLTHYLIDVSKGKYDKELKPDSVTKVLASTINKMYRIGHNKKILMINPKKLCKRLEDINCMMSEWQQEDSHEYFMSLMSRIQEDSTPKGVKLNQSIIYDIFGGLLDQTVTCKNCGHISTTQQEFYDLSLGLENRKKRTSLMVEPQQLNQLKDQIENCNSSSNNEKNQLSKILQQRILLAKRENSGSLSPTDENSPSTETINADSLKNPSDENGSTNYNSNKLQQSPDPQESVPTKRYSLENAIRDFFTPEILRTDKRDQSGYVCEKCKKQSNAVKISTIQRAPETLPVHLKRFRFDGQQSQKVKANVSYPEILDLTPYTTSMSTPVRYKLISVIVHQGRSVSSGHYITHCRQPDGTWATYDDEYINKIPRASALSDPGAYVLFYERLTSKNALKEPPFSEGTSAENSNRKKRKSQPNKNNTKNKRRK, from the coding sequence ATGTCGTCCAGTCTAGACCATCTTAACCAATACAAAAACAGTAAAAAGAAGACGTTAAATCCAGTTATTGAgacattgttgaaggaGCCaataaatttcaaaattgcCAAAAACCCAGACAAGGTCACTATAAAGCCTTCAAGTTACAAGGTTTTCAAGTCTTCCCTTGGGAAATCAAAGTCAATTGCACAGCACAATTCTAATcaagaggagaaaaagaaggtgCAGATGGCACGTCCGAAATCTCTCGCTGAGGCAGTTGCAAATTATTCAAGGAGGAAACACCCACAGGCCGCTAATACCAACAACGACAACGACAACGACACTGCCAATGTCACCCTCCGAAATATCCATGGCGATTCCGGTAGAAACACAaggaagaaacaaaaggttTCCAGTGCGGAGAAAAGGGAacagttgaagaaactgCTATTACAACAATCAGTAGAGTCTAGACCACAAACCTCTCAAGAGCAACAGCACGGCTCGATTGATTCTGCTGTGGTATCAATGGAACCAAAGGACAGTGTTAACGatgataaagaagaagatagtaatgatgatgaagatgatgacaGTTCCAACGGAAACGAAAATGTAGGTGATAGCCAAGGGgctgatgatgatgattcttcagatgatgatttccaTACGGCAGAAAGTGAGACTGGTGATGACCAGGCAACATCTAGTTCTTCTGATGACAATGGCGATGGTGATGTCGAAGAGGATAGCGGCGATGATAATGCTGTCCTGGAAGAACTACAAGATAATTCTGAAGACGAGGAAgacgaggaagaagaagaagaagaagaagaagaagaagaagacgccaacgatgaagaagaaaatgtcATGGACGAGAACCACACCAACCAGCTAGccaagaatttgaaaaccgATGTTCTTACTGACCAAGTCTCGGGAAGCACGGTAGAAACCCCTCCAACTTCAAACAACGATGACGATGAGCGTGGAAAATCTCCTAAACCTAGCACACAACTCATTGCTAACAACTACTCACAAAGTGACTTCTGGGACTTGAATGAAAATCCTAATGACCAAGGCTCTAATAATTCCAAAAGAATACACAAGAGTTGGGGagattttattgaaaatcaTATCCCACTGGGATTGGTGAACCATGGAGTCACTTGCTACATGAATGCTGCAATCCAGTCGATCTCACATATTCCATCATTGACGCATTATTTGATTGACGTATCCAAGGGTAAATATGACAAAGAGCTAAAACCAGATTCAGTCACCAAAGTACTAGCCTCTACAATCAATAAGATGTACAGAATTGGTCACAAcaagaagatattgatgatcAATCCAAAGAAGTTGTGTAAGCGTTTGGAGGATATCAACTGTATGATGTCTGAGTGGCAGCAGGAAGACTCTCATGAGTACTTTATGTCATTAATGTCCAGAATACAAGAAGATTCTACTCCCAAGGGTGTCAAACTTAACCAGAGTATCATATATGATATTTTTGGCGGTTTACTAGACCAAACGGTCACATGTAAAAACTGTGGACATATATCCACAACACAGCAGGAATTTTACGATTTGTCATTAGGGTTggaaaacagaaaaaagaGGACAAGTTTGATGGTGGAACCACAACAACTGAATCAATTGAAAGATCAAATTGAGAATTGTAACTCTTCTTCCAACAACGAAAAAAACCAGCTATCCAAAATCTTACAACAACGAATTCTCTTGGCCAAACGGGAAAATTCCGGATCGTTGTCTCCAACAGATGAAAACTCCCCCTCAACTGAAACTATAAATGCGGAcagtttgaagaatcctTCAGATGAGAATGGTTCCACCAACTATAATAGTAACAAGTTGCAGCAATCACCAGACCCACAAGAATCGGTTCCAACCAAACGATATTCCcttgaaaatgcaattaGAGATTTCTTCACGCCAGAAATACTAAGAACCGATAAAAGGGATCAATCGGGTTATGTTTGTGAAAAATGTAAGAAACAATCAAATGCGGTCAAGATTTCGACTATTCAAAGGGCACCTGAAACGTTGCCTGTCCATCTCAAAAGGTTCAGATTTGATGGTCAACAATCACAAAAAGTTAAGGCAAACGTCAGTTATCCCGAAATTTTAGACTTGACTCCATATACCACCAGTATGTCGACTCCTGTTCGGTATAAGCTGATTAGTGTAATAGTCCACCAAGGTCGTTCCGTTTCTTCGGGCCATTATATTACACACTGTAGACAGCCAGATGGAACGTGGGCCActtatgatgatgagtaTATCAATAAGATTCCAAGAGCAAGTGCGCTCTCTGACCCTGGCGCTTATGTGCTATTTTACGAGCGGTTGACAAGCAAGAATGCACTGAAGGAACCACCATTTTCAGAAGGTACTAGTGCCGAAAATTCCAacagaaagaaaaggaagagtcagccaaacaaaaataacacCAAAAACAAACGAAGAAAATAA
- a CDS encoding uncharacterized protein (PKUD0D04610; Pfam Domains: Clat_adaptor_s(6.6e-24)): MGVQFILCLNRRGKVRLQRWYYPCDEERRRFTIEDVHYRVGEALAHGGGNTIPYGATLKLVFKRYNGVTFIVCVPCLENELYYLQSIPAFVRELDMELENVSELDLVYNFHKMDAILDRFYNCGELMLKGDN, encoded by the coding sequence ATGGGAGTGCAGTTTATCTTGTGTTTGAACAGACGGGGGAAAGTGCGGTTGCAACGGTGGTACTATCCATGTGACGAGGAGAGGCGGCGGTTTACAATAGAGGATGTACATTATAGGGTCGGTGAAGCTCTTGCGCACGGTGGGGGGAACACGATCCCCTATGGAGCCACATTGAAGCTGGTCTTTAAGCGGTACAATGGGGTGACGTTTATTGTGTGTGTGCCGTGTTTGGAGAACGAGCTCTACTACTTGCAGAGCATTCCAGCATTTGTGCGAGAGCTTGACATGGAGCTTGAGAATGTCAGTGAGCTGGACCTGGTTTACAATTTCCACAAGATGGATGCCATTCTGGACCGGTTCTACAACTGTGGGgagttgatgttgaaggGAGACAATTAA
- a CDS encoding uncharacterized protein (PKUD0D04620; similar to Saccharomyces cerevisiae YEL034W (HYP2) and YJR047C (ANB1); ancestral locus Anc_1.478): MADEEHNFEVADAGSSLTYPMQCSALRKNGHVVIKGRPCKIVDMSTSKTGKHGHAKVHLVAIDIFTQKKLEDLSPSTHNMEVPVVKRNEYQLLDIDDGYLSLMNNDGDMKEDVRAPEGELGDKLQAEFDEGKELIVTVITAMGEEACISYKEAPKGN; encoded by the coding sequence ATGGCTGACGAAGAACATAACTTCGAGGTTGCTGATGCAGGTTCCTCCTTAACTTACCCAATGCAATGTTCTGCTTTAAGAAAGAATGGTCACGTTGTTATTAAGGGTAGACCATGTAAGATTGTCGACATGTCCACCTCTAAGACCGGTAAGCACGGTCACGCTAAGGTCCATTTGGTTGCGATTGACATTTTCACCCAAAAGAAGTTGGAAGATTTGTCTCCATCCACTCACAATATGGAAGTTCCAGTTGTCAAGAGAAACGAATATCAATTGttagatattgatgatggtTACTTATCCTTAATGAACAATGACGGTGACATGAAGGAAGACGTTAGAGCACCAGAAGGTGAATTAGGTGACAAGTTACAAGCCGAATTCGACGAAGGTAAGGAATTGATTGTCACTGTCATTACTGCCATGGGTGAAGAAGCATGTATCTCTTACAAGGAAGCTCCAAAGGGTAACTAA
- a CDS encoding uncharacterized protein (PKUD0D04630) yields the protein MARNTRENTMPLTGGRRERGDVSSPGSYYISQPPQQLPYQVLSGYHIYMSEQHQNGNTGGANGANGANVANVANGANGANVANGAHGNVNGNSGQLQHHHQPQLQQLQLPLGYEYLPYAIPAHYYTERQPQESPIPTQGRHPLSGMKSIYTGGSDLPTPTQPPLNTMAGHQQLPYIYVQSNPVMSNSVDHEMTTVNTSTTSATTKGNFAGFPISHMENGEQVQTNLSTSTTTNSKGRNASLGYTPEGGSHDTQRSSPMDSPLHLDTKENYKSDIQTKDGVRNPPLTNPYLSHQLNSSMLETSLNRTSPSFATNSSHQPAKSGSNGVFSTSSNVNKISNLLNDDDDDNIFSQIRNNDNNGNVITKDIDEDTRANGQDLKNDINATENGINGMENGYKNLDQGKHIAKHANDRNFIKATFDHVDQKHEPIYLKLKRGRPLKIMNTEGNSSTSRKRDRVPRKIVKPTKTVVLRMDADKLREITNLGDGSRDTKEMKNEELMQACESNLQSTQLLQVTEEQIDRLNHRNNPKSPQELIQLKKALPNAIKISDNEVPIIPRGYIPLVMAPDGTLIPMELVNINPKSSFVSILRPIWDRVDAKSSDTDTNSHYIGHEKKERDGVFFEFNNADKCASLSLYLLSKESACKLVYPKFTGDRKFQREIVYYNRLIEREKLEIFSIYKKERNKLSRLLEKLDVNLEQTDYDIDLMEMRDYELLREELSYLYEKQTIEREYSSNVRELKSVQYLDYSSRLLKFKNYLNVENERLRRHKNRLCRINHNKCQSIWNKYIKSGGMRNRHSTGMALFTTTATGTNTDSNNSSSGGIASGSNCGTGGNEVTTYSNLESSFISDREFILLTNPNSRSYATYVLNNSMDKGNKNQNEIVGLIDYYLDENSTLMLLYEEVKRRGYTFNEKTRNVLINKNKKKDMISEYGLTKIGVNTSSRILRELQIDGMNVDLKRNERIERRSVGQRNGRPRKNSVYNANSVNVSTFSSNTHHDSSSDSNNYLTTDNNDNISNDHKQVSRSTSASPGSNGAVVVEDLEHPRGGTQMPMEMNLRRELNITSSLDKSLCDVDRVKMLNLNREEIGASYTKVYGMPSGLTVAEINSDLSLLRWSAQQSSHKGETR from the coding sequence ATGGCGAGAAACACCCGTGAGAACACAATGCCCCTAACAGGGGGACGCCGGGAGAGGGGAGACGTCTCCTCTCCAGGGTCCTACTATATCTCGCAGCCACCGCAGCAACTGCCATACCAGGTTCTCTCCGGTTACCATATTTACATGTCAGAGCAGCACCAAAATGGGAATACAGGAGGTGCAAATGGTGCAAATGGTGCAAATGTTGCAAATGTTGCAAATGGTGCAAATGGTGCAAATGTTGCAAATGGTGCACATGGAAACGTAAATGGGAATTCTGGCCAGCTGcagcatcatcatcaaccGCAACTACAACAGCTACAGCTGCCATTGGGCTACGAGTACTTGCCCTATGCCATTCCGGCACATTACTACACAGAGAGACAGCCCCAAGAGAGTCCAATACCCACCCAGGGAAGACACCCCCTCTCTGGCATGAAAAGCATCTACACGGGTGGTTCGGATCTACCAACCCCCACGCAGCCACCCCTGAACACAATGGCAGGGCATCAACAACTCCCTTACATCTATGTGCAATCCAACCCCGTGATGTCCAACAGTGTCGACCACGAGATGACTACCGTCAATACGAGCACTACATCTGCCACTACAAAGGGGAACTTTGCTGGCTTCCCAATATCGCACATGGAAAATGGCGAGCAAGTTCAGACAAATTTGAGTACATCGACAACAACCAACAGTAAAGGGAGAAATGCTTCCCTAGGCTACACCCCTGAAGGAGGTAGCCACGATACTCAAAGGAGCTCACCAATGGACTCCCCGCTACATCTGGATACAAAGGAAAATTATAAATCAGACATCCAAACAAAAGATGGAGTGAGAAACCCCCCTCTAACAAACCCATACTTGTCACACcaattgaattcttcaatgctCGAGACCTCACTAAACAGAACAAGTCCCTCATTTGCAACTAACTCAAGTCATCAACCTGCCAAAAGTGGATCAAATGGAGTATTTTCCACCTCTTCAAATGTCAATAAGATCTCCAATCTATTGaatgatgacgatgatgacaATATATTCTCCCAGATTAGAAATAATGACAATAATGGAAATGTCATTACAAAGGATATCGACGAAGATACAAGGGCGAATGGCCaggatttgaagaatgatATCAATGCCACAGAGAATGGTATCAATGGAATGGAGAATGGTTACAAAAACTTGGATCAGGGGAAGCACATTGCAAAACATGCAAATGACCGGAATTTTATAAAGGCTACGTTTGACCACGTTGATCAGAAACATGAACCGATTTAcctcaaattgaaaagggGACGACCGCTCAAGATAATGAACACGGAAGgcaattcttcaacaagcCGAAAGAGAGATCGTGTGCCAAGAAAAATCGTTAAACCTACGAAAACTGTTGTTCTGCGAATGGATGCAGATAAACTACGAGAAATCACAAATCTTGGAGACGGCAGTAGAGACACgaaggaaatgaaaaatgaagaacTCATGCAAGCATGTGAATCCAACCTGCAAAGCACACAACTTTTACAGGTTACGGAGGAACAAATAGATAGACTAAATCATAGGAACAATCCAAAGAGTCCACAAGAGCTGATACAGTTAAAGAAGGCGTTACCCAATGCCATCAAGATCTCCGATAACGAAGTACCAATCATACCGAGAGGTTACATACCACTAGTGATGGCCCCCGACGGGACACTCATTCCCATGGAATTGGTCAATATCAACCCCAAAAGTAGCTTTGTATCTATTTTAAGGCCAATTTGGGACAGAGTTGATGCGAAGTCCTCTGATACTGACACAAACTCCCATTATATCGGACATGAGAAAAAGGAGAGAGATGGTGTGTTTTTTGAATTCAACAATGCCGATAAATGTGCATCACTTTCCCTTTATTTATTATCCAAGGAATCTGCCTGTAAGCTGGTCTACCCCAAGTTTACAGGCGACAGGAAGTTCCAGAGAGAGATTGTTTATTACAACAGATTGATTGAGCGAGAGAAGCTTGAGATATTTAGCATCTATAAAAAGGAGCGGAACAAGTTGAGTAGGTTACTTGAGAAGTTAGATGTCAACCTTGAACAGACTGACTATGATATCGATCTAATGGAAATGAGAGATTATGAGCTTTTGCGAGAAGAACTCAGCTATTTATACGAGAAACAAACCATTGAGAGAGAATACAGCTCGAATGTGAGGGAGCTCAAGAGTGTCCAGTATCTTGACTATTCTTCGAGGTTActaaaattcaaaaactaCTTGAATGTTGAGAATGAGCGACTACGGAGACACAAGAATCGACTCTGTCGAATAAACCACAATAAATGTCAAAGCATTTGGAATAAATATATCAAGAGTGGAGGAATGAGGAATCGCCATTCTACTGGGATGGCCCTATTTACAACGACAGCGACGGGGACAAACACCGATTCAAATAACAGCAGCAGTGGAGGTATTGCAAGTGGCAGTAACTGTGGCACTGGCGGTAATGAGGTGACGACATATTCGAATCTCGAAAGTTCCTTTATATCAGATCGGGAATTTATATTGTTGACCAATCCGAACTCGAGGTCGTATGCGACTTATGTATTGAACAATTCAATGGATAAGGGTAATAAGAATCAGAATGAGATTGTTGGATTGATTGATTATTACCTGGATGAGAACAGTACGTTGATGCTTTTATATGAGGAAGTTAAGAGACGGGGGTATACATTCAACGAAAAGACCCGCAACGTTTTGatcaacaagaacaaaaagaaggacATGATATCGGAATATGGATTGACGAAAATAGGTGTCAATACTAGCAGCAGAATATTGAGAGAATTACAAATTGATGGTATGAATGTCGATCTAAAGAGGAACGAACGAATCGAACGACGGAGTGTTGGTCAACGGAATGGTCGTCCAAGAAAGAACAGCGTTTATAATGCCAACAGTGTCAATGTCTCTACGTTCAGCAGCAACACGCATCATGATTCATCCTCCGACAGTAACAACTACCTCACTACTGACAACAACGACAACATATCGAATGACCACAAACAAGTCTCGCGGTCTACATCGGCGTCTCCTGGGAGTAACGGAGCTGTTGTTGTAGAAGACCTAGAGCATCCACGTGGTGGCACGCAGATGCCGATGGAGATGAACCTACGACGGGAGTTGAACATTACGAGCAGCTTGGACAAGTCATTATGTGATGTTGATCGAGTGAAGATGCTCAATTTGAACCGGGAGGAAATTGGGGCCAGCTACACAAAAGTTTACGGGATGCCCAGCGGGTTAACTGTCGCCGAGATCAACAGCGACCTCTCACTGCTACGATGGTCGGCACAGCAGTCCTCTCATAAAGGAGAGACCCGTTGA
- a CDS encoding uncharacterized protein (PKUD0D04640; similar to Saccharomyces cerevisiae YBR203W (COS111); ancestral locus Anc_8.526) produces the protein MEEQGVNGTRQTPNTSVGKSGEMFNTPHFRNNAEPSLSKLSLSSPTPIKGPPRIHSKHNLLHHEFAREDEAEMSKSFNDVSPRENKFLALAKFGTGIPESCHSENYKVSDNANNNVNLYASANICSQMQHGRASIPTSRNMGIEVKPDTVLKMDTDDNEGDKSVSDPHPSKRKRNSTNEGINANDECTGSTKSDEGDLNTSGLEFKPQRLEPLNNDVASMDRSRSVATSTIDFLSVQLSTDDEYSNEQERFKSFFEMDDAFSIFTSQNSNFDLRINEVQAGIICTTTTPTKVQMKFSSSRNMSNPSLRSFCSNARSSLQDDVTGKFSIDQLVAHENNQAVAETGSILTSESRVDSPSLYSSDPPPYTPFIEKSESCSTSSLKEEDKRSGSAISLLKRNLNSPCGSGGPVSPMKRKNNLSVNVFIPPYRSLINPHRGYDYITRRVINVAEYEFPIGHNSLLRKKKESKIKSLLSGTSKMIKNAAHASPDKYKSTTQFKELPSDVVKRIIGMVTDQRDLVNCLYVNKEFHKYSKQNLYRYPKFTSSYRFAQFVHAIMNNHELPPLVEVFDLSMITTPISLTAAEKTRYQDKLVYGTTAAMDVLNDKSRVVYAGWRDWKYRNNPQYNGSIDWRTRRSNSLSAISSLPRPHFELIDGRNHSFNSLVEMRRYKTNSSSSSSFSLLTGKGKKEGKKRSQDCKALRKRSNSLPKIKDSSSRGDNSLFKALKKSFSREKSTKQKDEFRRSSVNVVGGGCSGREGTMRRRGNRGSVGVKFGGKSVEVVSARVVPFEKPHPRMNDMLKQYCFHRDVPIGYVMHVLMECRQLREINFNHVLLSTDYEMKDYSSFNHATGKGTTMYASYGKKPVRLNASRPIFWSDTDRDTNINDGKFIEGFIESVPFRDVWRCFLEQENIERLFLERLKPIEQSTINEFLFHSRFRERLQMLSCYKSGMVRREEWNVLKEAQEWREYIAGDDS, from the coding sequence ATGGAGGAACAAGGGGTTAATGGAACTCGTCAAACGCCGAATACGTCAGTTGGGAAATCCGGTGAGATGTTCAATACTCCACATTTCAGAAACAATGCCGAGCCGTCCTTGTCGAAGTTGTCGTTGTCTTCGCCAACGCCAATCAAGGGTCCTCCCCGTATACACTCCAAACACAATCTATTACATCACGAGTTTGCCAGAGAGGATGAAGCAGAGATGTCCAAGAGTTTCAATGATGTGTCACCACGAGAAAACAAGTTTTTGGCCTTGGCCAAATTTGGCACAGGCATTCCTGAATCATGCCACAGTGAAAATTATAAAGTTAGTGATAATGCCAACAACAATGTAAATTTATATGCATCAGCTAATATTTGTAGTCAAATGCAACACGGTAGGGCAAGCATCCCAACATCAAGAAATATGGGCATAGAAGTAAAACCCGACACTGtgttgaaaatggataCAGATGACAATGAGGGGGATAAAAGTGTTTCAGACCCCCACCCCTCCAAAAGGAAGAGAAATTCAACTAATGAAGGTATTAATGCAAATGACGAATGTACAGGAAGTACGAAAAGTGATGAGGGAGATCTAAATACAAGTGGATTGGAATTCAAACCACAGCGTTTGGAGCCTTTGAACAATGATGTGGCTTCAATGGATAGGAGCAGATCAGTTGCAACGAGCacaattgattttttgaGCGTACAGCTATCGACGGATGACGAATATAGCAATGAACAAGAGAGATTCAAGTCTTTCTTTGAGATGGATGATGcgttttctattttcacAAGTCAGAATAGTAATTTTGATCTTAGAATCAATGAAGTTCAGGCAGGGATAATATGTACAACAACTACACCTACTAAAGTACAAATGAAATTCAGTTCTTCTAGGAACATGTCCAACCCTTCTTTGCGTTCGTTCTGTTCGAATGCGAGAAGCTCTTTGCAGGATGATGTTACTGGcaagttttcaatagaCCAATTAGTTGCCCATGAAAACAATCAGGCGGTTGCGGAAACAGGTTCAATTCTCACCAGTGAAAGCAGAGTTGATTCTCCATCGCTTTATTCTTCGGATCCGCCGCCATATACTCCTTTCATCGAAAAGAGCGAGAGCTGCAGCACATCTTCACTAAAAGAGGAAGATAAGAGGAGTGGTTCGGCCATCTCCCTACTGAAAAGGAACCTCAATTCTCCATGCGGTAGCGGTGGGCCAGTCTCACCtatgaagaggaagaacaaCCTTTCTGTTAATGTATTTATTCCGCCATACCGTTCTTTGATTAATCCTCATCGGGGGTACGACTATATTACCAGGCGTGTTATTAATGTGGCGGAGTACGAATTCCCCATTGGGCATAATTCTCTCttaaggaaaaagaaggaaagtAAGATCAAATCACTGCTATCAGGGACAAGCAAGATGATTAAAAATGCTGCACATGCAAGCCCTGATAAGTACAAGTCAACAACGCAATTCAAGGAGCTACCTTCTGATGTTGTCAAACGAATTATTGGCATGGTTACAGATCAAAGGGACTTAGTCAATTGTTTGTATGTCAACAAGGAGTTTCATAAGTACAGCAAGCAGAATCTGTACAGGTACCCAAAGTTCACGTCTTCATACCGATTTGCACAATTTGTCCATGCTATAATGAATAACCATGAGTTACCCCCTCTCGTTGAggtttttgatttgtcaATGATTACCACTCCCATTTCATTAACAGCCGCTGAAAAAACACGGTACCAGGACAAGTTAGTCTACGGCACAACTGCAGCCATGGAtgttttgaatgataaAAGCAGAGTAGTTTATGCTGGTTGGAGAGATTGGAAGTACAGGAACAATCCACAGTACAATGGCTCTATTGATTGGAGGACCCGTAGATCGAACTCCTTGAGTGCCATTTCCAGTTTACCGAGACCCCATTTTGAACTTATTGACGGTCGGAACCACTCCTTCAACTCTTTAGTTGAGATGAGGAGGTACAAGACGAACTCTTCATCGTCGTCGtccttctctttgcttACTGGCAAGGGCAAAAAAGAGGGGAAAAAACGAAGTCAAGATTGCAAAGCACTTAGAAAGAGGTCCAATTCGTTACCAAAGATCAAGGATTCGTCATCCAGGGGAGACAATTCGCTTTTCAAGGCGTTGAAGAAGTCATTCAGCAGGGAGAAGAGCACAAAGCAAAAGGATGAATTCAGGAGAAGCAGTGTCAATGTTGTCGGAGGCGGATGCAGCGGTAGGGAAGGCACCATGCGTAGAAGGGGGAACAGGGGAAGCGTTGGAGTGAAATTTGGGGGCAAGAGTGTAGAGGTTGTTAGTGCACGGGTTGTTCCCTTTGAGAAGCCGCATCCACGGATGAACGATATGCTCAAGCAGTACTGTTTCCATCGAGATGTCCCCATTGGGTATGTGATGCACGTATTGATGGAGTGTAGACAGTTGAGGgaaatcaacttcaaccATGTGTTATTAAGTACCGACTACGAAATGAAGGACTACAGCTCATTTAACCATGCTACGGGGAAAGGTACGACCATGTATGCGAGCTATGGGAAGAAGCCAGTGAGGTTGAATGCTAGCCGGCCGATATTTTGGAGTGATACTGACAGGGACACGAATATCAACGATGGTAAGTTTATTGAGGGGTTTATAGAAAGCGTACCGTTTCGGGATGTGTGGAGGTGTTTTTTGGAGCAGGAAAACATTGAGAGACTATTCTTGGAGAGGCTCAAGCCCATTGAGCAGTCGACCATTAACGAGTTTTTGTTTCACAGCCGATTTAGAGAACGCTTGCAAATGTTGAGTTGCTACAAGTCGGGCATGGTGAGACGAGAGGAGTGGAATGTCTTGAAAGAAGCACAAGAGTGGCGGGAGTACATTGCGGGAGACGATTCCTGA